A portion of the Ricinus communis isolate WT05 ecotype wild-type chromosome 10, ASM1957865v1, whole genome shotgun sequence genome contains these proteins:
- the LOC8276526 gene encoding GATA transcription factor 9-like: protein MDFCRNVSVSSEYHPQEQVLQSPSLCSKFGAAITPASPLDDLFSAQNTEVDFSLEWLSVFVEDCLSSTGNCLPAPAVSGSVQNTNSAHKLTNTLQQKPQETPSSLEKFAIPGKARSKRKRATSVKTRNNPLFSWSYSHHQALHFPSSDPPLLHQAYWLADSELIVPKKEGTAITTTNNSNKDKARYKEEVHNEETTKDQEEEVDVDVDEDQEKVSIVLSSSNNSSKKSFGILESSSSGQQQQPRRCTHCLSQRTPQWRAGPLGPKTLCNACGVRYKSGRLLPEYRPAKSPTFVSYLHSNSHKKVLEMRMASSSSSSAAATTVFNS, encoded by the exons ATGGATTTTTGCCGTAATGTGTCAGTCTCCAGTGAGTATCACCCACAAGAGCAAGTCCTTCAATCCCCTTCTCTTTGCTCTAAGTTTGGTGCTGCTATAACACCTGCTAGCCCTCTTGATGACCTTTTTTCTGCTCAGAATACG GAAGTTGATTTTAGCTTAGAATGGCTCTCAGTGTTTGTAGAAGACTGTTTATCTAGCACAGGGAACTGCCTTCCAGCACCTGCAGTAAGTGGCAGTGTTCAGAACACCAACTCAGCACACAAACTCACAAACACTTTGCAACAGAAACCCCAAGAAACTCCATCTTCCTTGGAAAAATTTGCTATTCCAGGCAAAGCAAGAAGCAAGAGAAAAAGAGCAACAAGTGTCAAGACGAGAAACAACCCATTGTTCAGTTGGTCCTATAGTCATCACCAAGCCCTCCATTTTCCTAGTTCAGACCCTCCCTTGCTCCACCAAGCATATTGGTTAGCTGACAGTGAACTCATTGTGCCTAAAAAAGAAGGCACTGCAATTACCACCACCAACAACAGCAACAAAGACAAGGCAAGATATAAAGAAGAAGTACATAATGAAGAAACAACGAAAGACCAAGAAGAGGAAGTTGATGTTGATGTTGACGAGGATCAAGAAAAGGTATCAATAGTACTGAGCAGTAGTAATAATAGTAGCAAGAAGAGTTTTGGGATATTGGAAAGTAGTAGCAGTGGACAGCAGCAGCAGCCAAGAAGGTGCACCCATTGCTTATCACAAAGGACCCCACAATGGAGGGCAGGACCATTGGGTCCAAAGACACTGTGCAATGCATGTGGAGTAAGGTACAAGTCAGGCAGGTTGTTGCCAGAGTATAGACCGGCCAAGAGTCCTACTTTTGTGAGCTACCTGCATTCCAATTCTCACAAGAAAGTCCTGGAAATGAGAATGGCTAGCTCTAGCTCTTCTTCTGCTGCCGCTACTACTGTATTCAATTCCTAG